In a genomic window of Quercus lobata isolate SW786 chromosome 4, ValleyOak3.0 Primary Assembly, whole genome shotgun sequence:
- the LOC115985037 gene encoding uncharacterized protein LOC115985037, which produces MCAFLCSIDESIWDAVENGWIRLEAAKSTWDKVALVAFNANSNALNAIFCGVSSNEFHRISHVTIAKEAWEILETTYEGTKKEKDTKLHMLTTRFEELKMSEDESFVFFYGKLNEVVIGKFNLGEKTEDSKVVRKILRSLLESFRAKVTAIKESKVLNEIKIQELIRSHQTYELSLPSQRKSKSLALKTINERMEAQDSSDEDEDEKEVVYLAKNFCKFLKFKKNEKSFEKGKFSNFKKDKKDFKKKDSKDSSLFQVVTCYECKGHGHVKKECPTYLKAKGKVFATTLSDSNNSNSDSEESCDREGNYSAFMAITLIDSSEDLSTLVEELGEHIEVESMGVGKESDDKDEECIYKGAKGLQKSYNSLPEKTREYAKEAKATIREMKKA; this is translated from the coding sequence ATGTGTGCATTCTTGTGCTCTATTGATGAGAGCATATGGGATGCGGTTGAGAATGGATGGATTAGGCTAGAGGCAGCCAAATCTACTTGGGATAAGGTAGCCCTTGTAGCGTTCAATGCTAATAGTAATGCTTTGAATGCTATATTTTGTGGTGTCTCATCtaatgaatttcacaggatttcacATGTTACGATCGCCAAGGAGGCATGGGAAATTTTGGAGACCACATATGAAGGCACCAAAAAGGAGAAGGACACCAAGTTACATATGCTCACCACTCGCTTCGAAGAACTAAAGATGAGCGAAGATGAGTCATTCGTCTTCTTCTATGGGAAGTTGAATGAAGTGGTGATTGGTAAATTCAACTTGGGTGAAAAGACAGAGGACTCCAAGGTTGTCAGGAAGATCCTACGATCATTGCTAGAGAGTTTTCGTGCCAAGGTTACTGCCATCAAAGAGAGCAAAGTCcttaatgagattaagattcAAGAACTCATTAGATCTCATCAAACTTATGAGCTATCTCTACCTtcacaaaggaagagcaaatcccTTGCTCTTAAGACAATCAATGAAAGAATGGAAGCTCAAGACTCCtcggatgaggatgaggatgaaaAGGAAGTGGTGTACCTTGCAAAGAACTTTTGTAAGTTCTTAAAATTCAAGAAGAATGAGAAGTCTTTTGAGAAGGGGAAATTCTCGAATTTCAAGAAGGACAAGAAAGATTTCAAGAAGAAGGATTCTAAAGATTCTTCTTTGTTTCAAGTGGTTACATGCTATGAGTGCAAAGGGCATGGGCATGTGAAGAAAGAATGCCCTACTTATTTAAAGGCAAAGGGTAAAGTCTTTGCTACTACCCTTAGTGACTCGAACAACTCCAATTCGGATTCGGAAGAAAGTTGTGACAGAGAAGGAAACTACTCCGCATTTATGGCTATCACACTCATAGACTCTTCGGAAGATTTGAGCACGCTAGTGGAAGAGCTCGGTGAGCACATCGAAGTGGAGTCTATGGGGGTTGGGAAGGAATCAGATGATAAAGATGAAGAATGCATCTATAAAGGAGCAAAGGGATTACAAAAATCCTATAATTCTCTTCCTGAGAAGACCAGAGAGTATGCTAAAGAGGCTAAAGCAACCATTAGAGAAATGAAGAAAGCttaa